GTCCCGACGGCGGCCCCGGCCGGAGTCCAGGCCAAAACCATTGCCGTGTCCCCGGAAGCCCTGGATGAGATGTTCAGAAAACCGGGGATAAAATGCGTGGTCGCCGTCATGGCTGTGTGGTGTGGCCCCTGCAAGGCTGCCCTGCCGGCCATCAACAAACTCTACGAGGAATACGGGGCCAAGGGCATGCCCTTATATGGGTTGAGCATCGACTATGCCGGGGCCGAAGCTTTTGACCCGGTCATCGCCAAGTACGATGTCAAATTTCCGATCTACTGGGCCGGGGAAGGAGTCAT
The window above is part of the Deltaproteobacteria bacterium genome. Proteins encoded here:
- a CDS encoding TlpA family protein disulfide reductase, coding for MRTNCIFFLALWLAFVPTAAPAGVQAKTIAVSPEALDEMFRKPGIKCVVAVMAVWCGPCKAALPAINKLYEEYGAKGMPLYGLSIDYAGAEAFDPVIAKYDVKFPIYWAGEGVIETYKLYPVPMLVFFCDGRIVDRLIGIQEEETMREAFRTFFPKICD